A section of the Rhizobium sp. SSA_523 genome encodes:
- a CDS encoding AAA family ATPase, whose protein sequence is MDTGRLEAGIQDHVDKRVKYRLRFTEPANDNKQYPGIISSAAFVKDFVPPDYALDGVFQSRYFYSLTGTTGTGKTAVLLLLAAATALGLPVGGRDVKPGRVIYMAGENPDDVQMRWIAAGHHLGFDPEDIDVHFLKGTTDISETIELVRKDVEALGGASLVIVDMFLSAGDTAVGAGVCLRRSSWMKAIDDDMALAR, encoded by the coding sequence GTGGATACGGGCAGGCTTGAGGCGGGGATCCAGGATCACGTCGATAAGCGAGTGAAGTACCGGCTCCGATTCACTGAGCCTGCGAATGATAACAAGCAGTATCCCGGCATCATCTCCAGCGCGGCCTTCGTCAAGGATTTCGTGCCGCCAGATTATGCCCTCGACGGTGTGTTCCAGTCGCGATACTTCTACAGCCTGACCGGCACGACGGGAACGGGCAAAACTGCCGTGCTCCTCCTATTGGCGGCAGCCACAGCACTTGGCCTGCCGGTGGGCGGCAGGGATGTGAAGCCGGGCCGGGTGATATATATGGCTGGCGAGAACCCAGACGACGTTCAGATGCGCTGGATCGCTGCCGGTCATCATCTGGGCTTCGATCCAGAAGACATCGACGTTCACTTCCTCAAAGGCACGACGGACATCTCAGAGACAATCGAACTTGTCCGCAAAGATGTGGAAGCACTCGGCGGCGCGAGCCTCGTGATCGTGGATATGTTCCTGTCGGCTGGCGACACCGCTGTGGGCGCTGGTGTGTGCCTTCGCCGGTCTTCATGGATGAAGGCGATTGATGACGATATGGCGCTAGCGCGTTAG
- a CDS encoding Arm DNA-binding domain-containing protein, which translates to MARHKLSEKQCKALADPGIYSDGDGLYLRVRPGGSKQWLFVYRWQGKRAEIGLGGYGQA; encoded by the coding sequence ATGGCACGGCACAAGCTGTCAGAAAAGCAATGCAAAGCACTCGCTGATCCCGGCATCTACAGTGACGGTGACGGTCTCTATCTCAGGGTCCGGCCAGGCGGATCCAAACAATGGTTGTTCGTCTATCGATGGCAAGGCAAGCGCGCCGAGATTGGCCTAGGTGGATACGGGCAGGCTTGA
- a CDS encoding J domain-containing protein: MIDPYKTLGVTRDADGAAIKSAYRSKAKSAHPDTGGDVEAFSKVTASYELLLDPVRRKIYDDTGFDPQLTDSKDLEGLLVLDTLVNEIILDERAPGSFDPVSAMRRKLTDKVVNTRFHILELERHRGRIRNHIDRIAKRPESDVLGRMLTARCDAIADAIGKAEAEIKVIEQAYAMLDGYSYEMEEDMAKAAE; encoded by the coding sequence GTGATCGACCCCTACAAAACCTTGGGCGTGACCCGTGACGCGGACGGCGCCGCGATCAAGTCTGCCTATCGTTCGAAGGCCAAATCGGCGCATCCGGACACTGGTGGCGATGTCGAAGCCTTTTCCAAGGTCACGGCGTCTTACGAATTGCTGCTCGATCCGGTACGCCGCAAAATCTACGACGATACGGGCTTCGATCCGCAGCTGACCGACTCCAAGGATCTCGAAGGACTGCTGGTTCTCGACACGCTGGTCAACGAGATCATTCTGGACGAGCGCGCGCCCGGCAGCTTCGACCCGGTTTCGGCCATGCGCCGCAAGCTGACCGACAAGGTCGTCAATACGCGCTTTCACATTCTGGAACTGGAGCGCCATCGCGGCCGCATCCGCAACCATATTGACCGGATTGCCAAACGACCCGAGAGCGATGTGCTGGGGCGGATGCTGACGGCCCGCTGCGACGCCATTGCCGATGCGATCGGCAAGGCGGAAGCCGAGATCAAGGTGATCGAGCAGGCCTATGCGATGCTCGACGGCTATTCCTACGAAATGGAAGAGGATATGGCGAAAGCGGCCGAATAG
- a CDS encoding MFS transporter: MMLAPPALLFFCNALLFVSLFTRLPSIQEGLGVDKAMLGLALLGAPAGTFLALPIAGRVTEALTPRRTAPLMLAIAALITPILTIVPVAGFFLCFLLFGFFRTILDVAANMISTGIEQRTGRKILSRSHGFWSVGLLVGSLISGFLAKHEVSPFHHQLGAALVVVLCCAIVLKIAPREERVSRPATGRRKVFVWPDRIILLICVMVFGIGISEGAVYDWGIFYLREVLRADAATAGILYAGFTVGMGATRMVGDRLRDRFGTMTLVRGSATVVALGVVLLLSADNLAMAALALFLMGCGVALGFPLAVATTISLGRGSMADNLAALALTLLIANIGVPPLLGFVAEHVNLKASFAVLLPFLVLSFAMAPVAQGRLPRLLRRSAETPKPGEKAATAPVSPQDAARG, encoded by the coding sequence ATGATGCTCGCGCCGCCTGCGCTCCTTTTCTTTTGCAACGCTCTCCTGTTCGTATCCCTTTTCACCCGCCTGCCATCCATCCAGGAGGGGCTCGGCGTGGACAAGGCCATGCTGGGCCTTGCGCTTCTCGGCGCGCCGGCCGGCACTTTCCTGGCCCTGCCGATCGCCGGCCGCGTCACGGAAGCGTTGACGCCCCGGCGCACCGCGCCTCTGATGCTGGCCATTGCGGCGCTCATCACCCCGATCCTGACCATTGTGCCGGTTGCCGGCTTCTTCCTCTGCTTCCTCCTGTTTGGCTTCTTCCGCACCATTCTCGATGTCGCCGCGAACATGATCTCCACCGGCATAGAGCAGCGCACCGGCAGGAAGATCCTGTCGAGGAGCCATGGCTTCTGGTCCGTCGGGCTCCTTGTCGGCTCGCTGATATCCGGCTTTCTGGCCAAGCATGAGGTGAGTCCCTTTCACCACCAGCTCGGCGCTGCCCTTGTGGTCGTCCTGTGCTGCGCCATCGTGCTGAAGATCGCGCCGCGCGAAGAGCGCGTCAGCCGCCCCGCAACGGGACGCCGGAAGGTCTTCGTCTGGCCGGACAGGATCATCCTGCTGATCTGCGTGATGGTCTTCGGCATCGGCATCAGCGAAGGCGCGGTGTATGACTGGGGCATTTTCTACTTGCGCGAGGTGCTGCGCGCCGACGCCGCAACAGCGGGCATTCTCTACGCCGGGTTCACGGTTGGCATGGGTGCCACGCGCATGGTGGGCGACAGGCTGCGCGACAGGTTCGGGACCATGACGCTGGTGCGCGGCTCGGCAACGGTGGTCGCCCTGGGCGTGGTCCTGCTTCTTTCGGCGGACAATCTGGCCATGGCGGCGCTAGCGCTTTTCCTGATGGGATGCGGCGTCGCGCTCGGATTCCCGCTGGCCGTGGCCACCACCATTTCCCTGGGGCGCGGCTCGATGGCCGACAATCTGGCGGCGCTGGCACTGACCCTTCTGATCGCCAATATCGGCGTGCCGCCGCTTCTGGGTTTCGTGGCCGAACATGTGAACCTGAAGGCCAGCTTTGCCGTGCTTCTGCCCTTTCTCGTCCTCAGCTTTGCAATGGCGCCGGTGGCGCAGGGGCGTCTGCCGCGCCTCCTGCGACGCTCCGCCGAGACGCCCAAGCCTGGGGAAAAGGCCGCCACGGCCCCTGTTTCGCCACAAGATGCGGCGAGGGGTTGA
- a CDS encoding DUF4864 domain-containing protein: MPVRFVALLICLWAGSFASLAAEDAVTSAQKIIADQIQALKKGDSATAYSFASPAIRSLFPSDGRFLAMVRQRYAPLANPGFYAFGRSKSVGGGELVLQEVIVTSQNAKDWSAIYEMRLQDDGSYKVNGVRVLEKTASTGI; encoded by the coding sequence ATGCCGGTTCGATTCGTAGCTTTGCTCATCTGTCTCTGGGCCGGCAGCTTTGCCAGCCTTGCCGCGGAAGATGCCGTGACCAGCGCCCAGAAAATCATTGCCGACCAGATCCAGGCGCTGAAGAAGGGCGATTCCGCCACCGCCTATTCCTTCGCCTCCCCCGCCATTCGCAGCCTGTTTCCATCCGATGGCCGGTTCCTCGCAATGGTGCGCCAGCGCTATGCGCCGCTTGCCAATCCAGGCTTCTACGCCTTCGGCCGCTCCAAATCGGTGGGCGGCGGAGAACTCGTGCTGCAGGAGGTGATCGTCACCAGCCAGAATGCCAAGGACTGGAGCGCGATCTACGAGATGCGGCTCCAGGATGATGGCAGCTACAAGGTGAACGGCGTGCGCGTGCTGGAAAAGACGGCGAGCACCGGGATCTGA
- the tgt gene encoding tRNA guanosine(34) transglycosylase Tgt, which translates to MTTENFQFALKANDGKARLGEISMPRGTIRTPAFMPVGTVGTVKAMYLDQVREGGADIILGNTYHLMLRPGPERVARLGGLHELIRWPEPILTDSGGFQVMSLSGLRKLDEKGVTFKSHVDGSTHHMSPERSIEIQGLLDSDIQMQLDECVALPAEPKEIERAMELSLRWAERCKVAFGNQPGKAMFGIVQGGDQPALRVRSAEGLTALDLKGYAVGGLAVGEPQAVMLDMLNITLPVLPVEKPRYLMGVGTPDDILKSVACGIDMFDCVMPTRSGRHGLAFTRKGKVNIRNAKHAEDMRPLDDQSNCPASRDYSRAYLHHLVRSNEALGGMLLSWNNLSYYQELMQGIRKAIAEGRYADFMAETQEGWARGDD; encoded by the coding sequence ATGACCACCGAAAACTTCCAGTTCGCCCTGAAGGCCAATGACGGCAAGGCTCGCCTTGGCGAAATCTCCATGCCGCGCGGCACGATCCGCACGCCGGCCTTCATGCCGGTGGGCACGGTGGGAACCGTGAAGGCCATGTATCTGGATCAGGTGCGCGAGGGCGGAGCCGACATCATTCTCGGCAATACCTATCACCTGATGCTGCGGCCGGGCCCCGAGCGCGTCGCCCGCCTTGGCGGCCTGCACGAGCTTATCCGCTGGCCCGAGCCCATCCTCACCGATAGCGGCGGCTTCCAGGTCATGTCCCTGTCCGGCCTGCGCAAGCTTGACGAAAAGGGCGTGACCTTCAAGAGCCATGTGGACGGCAGCACGCATCACATGTCACCCGAACGATCTATCGAGATCCAGGGCCTGCTCGACAGCGATATCCAGATGCAGCTCGACGAATGCGTGGCCCTGCCGGCGGAGCCGAAGGAGATCGAGCGGGCGATGGAATTGTCGCTGCGCTGGGCGGAGCGCTGCAAGGTCGCCTTCGGCAACCAGCCGGGCAAGGCGATGTTCGGCATCGTGCAGGGCGGTGACCAGCCGGCACTTCGCGTCCGTTCCGCCGAGGGACTGACGGCGCTCGACCTGAAGGGCTATGCCGTCGGCGGGCTGGCCGTCGGCGAGCCGCAGGCGGTAATGCTGGACATGCTGAACATCACGCTGCCGGTTCTGCCGGTCGAAAAACCCCGCTATCTGATGGGGGTCGGAACGCCGGACGATATTCTGAAATCTGTAGCCTGCGGGATCGACATGTTCGACTGCGTCATGCCCACTCGCTCCGGTCGTCACGGTCTTGCCTTCACCCGCAAGGGCAAGGTCAACATCCGCAATGCCAAGCATGCCGAAGACATGCGCCCGCTGGACGACCAGTCCAATTGCCCCGCCAGCCGCGATTATTCCAGGGCCTATCTGCATCATCTGGTCCGGTCCAACGAGGCGCTGGGCGGCATGCTCCTGTCCTGGAACAATCTCTCCTATTATCAGGAATTGATGCAGGGCATCCGCAAGGCGATCGCCGAAGGCCGCTATGCGGATTTCATGGCCGAGACCCAGGAGGGCTGGGCGCGCGGCGACGATTGA
- the queA gene encoding tRNA preQ1(34) S-adenosylmethionine ribosyltransferase-isomerase QueA gives MRVDLFDFDLPEGNIALRPANPRDSARLLVVDPDHAPQLTDRIVRDLPHFLKRGDALVFNDTKVIPAQLEGVRSREGAPDLHVSATLHLRAAPDIWKAFARPGKRLKIGDRIRFGHAGNACYLGTLDAVLEDKGEGGEVTLRFDLSGPSLDEAIMAVGHIPLPPYIAAKRPEDEQDSRDYQTIYAREDGAVAAPTAGLHFTPDLFAALDAAGIERHFVTLHVGAGTFLPVKADDTSDHKMHSEIGHVSASTAEALNAVRARGGRIVSVGTTSLRLLESAAGENGELQAWSGATDIFITPGYRFKAVDILMTNFHLPRSTLFMLVSAFAGLETMRSAYEHAISAGYRFYSYGDSSLLFRKTI, from the coding sequence ATGCGCGTAGACCTTTTCGACTTCGATCTGCCCGAGGGCAATATCGCTCTGCGGCCGGCAAATCCGCGCGACAGCGCCAGACTGCTGGTCGTCGACCCCGATCATGCGCCGCAGCTGACGGACCGGATCGTGCGCGACCTGCCGCATTTTCTCAAGCGCGGCGATGCGCTGGTCTTCAACGATACCAAGGTCATTCCGGCGCAGCTTGAAGGCGTTCGTTCGCGCGAGGGCGCTCCGGACCTGCATGTGTCCGCAACGCTGCATCTGCGCGCGGCCCCCGATATCTGGAAGGCTTTCGCCAGGCCGGGCAAGCGTTTGAAAATCGGCGACCGCATCCGCTTTGGCCATGCCGGCAATGCCTGCTACCTCGGAACCCTGGATGCCGTGCTGGAAGACAAAGGCGAGGGCGGCGAGGTGACCCTGCGCTTCGACCTTTCGGGACCATCGCTGGACGAGGCGATCATGGCGGTCGGCCATATTCCCCTGCCGCCATATATCGCCGCCAAGCGGCCGGAAGACGAGCAGGACAGCCGCGACTATCAGACCATCTATGCGCGTGAAGATGGCGCCGTGGCCGCGCCGACGGCCGGCCTGCATTTCACGCCGGATCTTTTTGCCGCTCTCGACGCCGCCGGGATCGAGCGCCATTTCGTGACGCTGCACGTCGGCGCCGGCACCTTTCTTCCCGTCAAGGCGGACGACACGAGCGACCACAAGATGCATTCCGAAATCGGCCATGTCTCGGCCTCCACCGCCGAGGCGCTGAATGCGGTGCGGGCGCGGGGCGGCAGGATTGTCAGCGTCGGCACGACCTCGCTGCGGCTTCTGGAAAGCGCCGCCGGCGAGAACGGCGAGTTGCAGGCCTGGTCGGGCGCCACCGATATCTTCATCACGCCCGGCTACCGCTTCAAGGCCGTCGACATCCTGATGACCAATTTCCATCTGCCGCGCTCGACGCTGTTCATGCTGGTTTCCGCCTTTGCCGGGCTGGAAACCATGCGCAGTGCTTACGAGCATGCGATTTCCGCGGGTTACCGCTTCTATTCCTACGGCGATTCCAGCCTGCTCTTCCGGAAGACCATCTGA
- a CDS encoding peptidylprolyl isomerase yields the protein MAEIKDPENTIIMETTKGKVVISLMPDLAPEHVARVKELTREGAYDGVVFHRVIADFMAQTGDVKFGKKGGESFNPGRAGMGGSDKPDLKAEFSAVPHVRGTCSMARSQSPNSANSQFFICFTDAPWLNKQYTVWGQVIEGMDFIDQIKKGEPVSDPDSIVSMKVAADAAA from the coding sequence ATGGCCGAGATCAAGGATCCGGAAAACACCATCATCATGGAAACCACGAAGGGCAAGGTCGTCATCTCGCTGATGCCGGATCTCGCGCCGGAACACGTGGCCCGCGTCAAGGAACTGACGCGCGAAGGCGCCTATGACGGCGTCGTCTTCCACCGCGTCATTGCCGATTTCATGGCCCAGACGGGCGATGTGAAGTTCGGCAAGAAGGGCGGCGAGAGCTTCAATCCCGGCCGCGCCGGTATGGGCGGGTCCGACAAGCCGGACCTGAAGGCCGAATTTTCGGCGGTCCCGCATGTCCGTGGCACCTGCTCCATGGCGCGCTCGCAGAGCCCGAACTCCGCCAATTCGCAGTTCTTCATCTGCTTTACCGATGCGCCCTGGCTCAACAAGCAGTACACTGTCTGGGGTCAGGTCATCGAAGGCATGGACTTCATCGACCAGATCAAGAAGGGCGAGCCGGTATCCGATCCCGACTCGATCGTCTCGATGAAGGTGGCGGCGGACGCCGCAGCCTGA
- a CDS encoding peptidylprolyl isomerase, which yields MKFLSLAFATALAAASFVSQAAAAAGDILTIQLKDGPVVIELMPEVAPKHVAQVKKLAAEGKYNNVAFHRVIDGFMAQTGDVQYGNMEKGFDQRRAGTGGSELADIPAEFSKVPFERGTVGMARSQDPDSANSQFFIMFDKGDFLNGQYTVIGKVVSGMDHVDKIKRGQGGNGEVSNPDRMIKVTVGK from the coding sequence ATGAAATTTCTGTCGCTTGCCTTTGCCACCGCGCTGGCTGCCGCCTCCTTCGTCTCGCAGGCCGCGGCCGCGGCCGGTGATATCCTGACCATCCAGTTGAAGGATGGCCCGGTCGTGATCGAGCTGATGCCGGAGGTGGCGCCGAAACATGTGGCGCAGGTGAAGAAACTCGCCGCCGAGGGCAAATACAACAATGTCGCCTTCCACCGCGTCATCGACGGCTTCATGGCGCAGACCGGCGACGTGCAGTATGGCAATATGGAGAAGGGCTTCGACCAACGCCGCGCCGGCACCGGCGGCTCCGAACTCGCCGATATTCCGGCCGAGTTCTCCAAGGTGCCCTTCGAGCGCGGCACGGTGGGCATGGCCCGTTCGCAGGATCCTGATTCGGCGAATTCGCAGTTCTTCATCATGTTCGACAAGGGCGATTTCCTGAACGGACAATATACCGTCATCGGCAAGGTCGTGTCGGGCATGGATCATGTCGACAAGATCAAGCGGGGCCAGGGCGGCAATGGCGAAGTGTCCAATCCCGATCGGATGATCAAGGTCACGGTCGGGAAATAA
- the coaD gene encoding pantetheine-phosphate adenylyltransferase: protein MTTAFYPGSFDPMTNGHLDVLIQALNVADHVIVGIGVHPGKAPMFSFEERSDLIRLALEEALPDRRDALAVVSFDNLVVDAARSHGARLLIRGLRDGTDLDYEMQMVGMNAQMAPDVQTVFLPAATASRPITATLVRQIASMGGDVRPFVPKAVLDALTKKLKR, encoded by the coding sequence ATGACCACTGCCTTTTATCCAGGGTCCTTCGATCCAATGACCAATGGACATCTGGATGTTCTCATCCAGGCGCTGAACGTGGCTGATCATGTCATTGTCGGCATCGGCGTGCATCCCGGAAAGGCACCGATGTTTTCCTTCGAGGAGCGCTCGGATCTGATCCGCCTAGCGCTGGAAGAGGCGCTTCCGGACCGCCGCGACGCCCTTGCGGTCGTTTCCTTCGACAATCTGGTGGTGGATGCGGCGCGCAGCCACGGCGCGCGACTGCTGATCCGCGGACTGCGGGACGGCACCGATCTCGATTATGAAATGCAGATGGTGGGAATGAACGCGCAGATGGCGCCGGATGTGCAGACGGTGTTTCTGCCGGCCGCGACTGCCTCAAGGCCGATTACTGCCACATTGGTCCGGCAGATCGCCTCCATGGGCGGCGACGTCAGGCCTTTCGTGCCCAAGGCCGTCCTCGACGCGCTGACCAAGAAGCTGAAGCGCTGA
- a CDS encoding MarC family protein: MVTADSIMSAFTTLLVTLDPPGLAPIFLGLTAGLTRSQRRQVALRGTLIAFLILTVFALFGAGILSILGISMGAFRIAGGLLLFWIAFEMIFQKRNERKEETSKVAITIDHIQNIAVFPLALPLIAGPGAISAMVLLAGSFAEPLDRALLIGLLLVVMGFVLGALLIAERLDRYLGMTGRALLTRLLGVLLAALSVQFVVDGVRSAFALPA, from the coding sequence ATGGTGACTGCAGACAGTATCATGAGCGCGTTCACGACGCTGCTGGTGACGCTTGACCCGCCGGGTCTTGCGCCCATCTTTCTCGGCCTCACCGCCGGACTGACCCGCAGCCAGCGTCGGCAGGTGGCGCTTCGCGGCACGCTGATCGCCTTTCTCATCCTCACCGTCTTTGCCCTGTTCGGCGCCGGCATCCTCTCCATTCTCGGCATTTCGATGGGTGCCTTCCGCATCGCCGGCGGGCTGCTGCTGTTCTGGATCGCCTTCGAGATGATTTTCCAGAAGCGCAACGAGCGCAAGGAAGAGACATCCAAGGTCGCCATCACCATCGACCATATCCAGAATATCGCAGTCTTTCCGCTGGCCCTGCCTCTGATTGCCGGTCCGGGCGCCATTTCCGCCATGGTCCTGCTGGCCGGCTCCTTTGCGGAACCGCTCGACAGGGCGCTGCTGATCGGACTCCTGCTGGTGGTCATGGGGTTCGTGCTGGGCGCGCTGCTGATTGCCGAGCGGCTGGATCGCTATCTCGGAATGACGGGCCGGGCGCTCCTGACACGCCTGCTCGGCGTTCTTCTGGCGGCACTCTCCGTCCAGTTCGTCGTCGATGGCGTCCGCTCCGCATTCGCACTGCCTGCCTGA
- a CDS encoding HPP family protein: protein MFFDFRRLLPASQAFSLRERIRAPLGALLGIAVTAAFGALAVQQGQISPAIIAPMGASAVLLFAAPASPLAQPWSVLGGNGIAAAVGVAVTWLVPDQSLAAALAVSLAIAAMIACRCLHPPGGAVALTAVVGGPAVHDLGLSFVLWPVLGNSLLLLVSAMLYHRLTRGSYPHRQQPAVNRHATSDPAPLARIGFEPADLDEVLKDFDQYLDIDRDDLETILRRTELRSYRRRALHVTCESIMSRDVVAVGPDTSLREAHELMRRHHFRALPVTNEKAEVVGIVTQSDFLHKPRWVAGQPRIDIAQRLRLILSGATAPNDTVKDIMTAPVRTLRPETPLADAVILFAEGGLHDLPVVRESGKLAGILSQSDALVAMLQDRSAGAAPIPSPAA from the coding sequence ATGTTCTTTGATTTTCGTCGCCTCCTGCCGGCCAGCCAGGCCTTCAGCCTGCGGGAGCGCATCCGCGCCCCTCTCGGCGCCCTGCTCGGCATTGCCGTGACCGCCGCATTTGGAGCGCTGGCGGTTCAGCAGGGACAGATCTCTCCGGCGATCATCGCCCCCATGGGCGCCTCCGCCGTCCTGCTGTTTGCCGCGCCCGCCAGCCCGCTGGCGCAGCCATGGTCGGTTCTTGGCGGCAATGGCATTGCGGCAGCCGTCGGCGTGGCCGTGACCTGGCTGGTGCCGGACCAGAGCCTTGCGGCGGCGCTGGCGGTGTCGCTGGCTATCGCCGCGATGATCGCCTGCCGCTGCCTGCATCCGCCCGGTGGCGCCGTGGCCCTGACCGCGGTCGTCGGCGGACCCGCCGTGCATGATCTCGGCCTCTCTTTCGTGCTGTGGCCGGTGCTTGGCAATTCGCTGCTGCTGCTTGTCTCCGCCATGCTTTACCACCGCCTGACACGCGGCAGTTACCCGCACCGGCAGCAGCCGGCCGTCAATCGCCACGCAACCTCCGATCCGGCGCCGCTGGCGCGCATCGGCTTCGAACCTGCCGATCTCGATGAGGTCCTGAAGGATTTCGATCAATATCTGGATATCGACCGCGACGATCTGGAGACTATCCTGCGACGCACCGAATTGCGCTCCTATCGCCGGCGTGCCCTTCACGTGACCTGTGAGAGCATCATGTCGCGCGATGTTGTGGCGGTCGGGCCGGATACCAGCCTGCGCGAGGCGCATGAGCTGATGCGGCGCCACCACTTCCGGGCTCTGCCGGTTACCAATGAGAAGGCCGAAGTCGTCGGCATCGTCACGCAGTCGGATTTCCTTCACAAGCCCCGCTGGGTGGCCGGCCAGCCGCGTATCGACATTGCGCAGCGCCTGCGGCTGATCCTGTCCGGGGCCACGGCGCCCAATGATACCGTCAAGGACATCATGACCGCGCCTGTCCGCACCCTTCGGCCGGAGACACCGCTGGCCGATGCCGTCATCCTGTTTGCGGAAGGCGGCTTGCACGACCTTCCCGTGGTGCGGGAGAGCGGCAAGCTTGCAGGCATCCTGTCGCAATCGGACGCGCTGGTGGCCATGCTCCAGGACAGAAGCGCCGGCGCGGCACCGATCCCCTCACCTGCCGCCTGA
- a CDS encoding single-stranded DNA-binding protein, producing the protein MAGSVNKVILIGNVGADPEIRRTQDGRPIANLRIATSESWRDRNSGERREKTEWHNVVVFNEGLCKVVEQYVKKGAKLYIEGALQTRKWQDQNGNDRYSTEIVLQGFNSTLTMLDGRGGGEGQGMGGGGAGYGGGRGGSSGGGEFGGGYEDYDRPQQGSGRGSQPAASGGFARDLDDDIPF; encoded by the coding sequence ATGGCTGGAAGCGTAAATAAGGTGATCCTGATCGGCAATGTGGGCGCGGATCCCGAAATCCGCCGCACCCAGGACGGTCGCCCGATCGCCAATCTCCGCATCGCGACCTCGGAAAGCTGGCGCGACCGCAATAGCGGCGAACGGCGTGAGAAGACGGAGTGGCACAATGTCGTCGTCTTCAACGAAGGCCTCTGCAAGGTGGTCGAGCAATATGTGAAGAAGGGCGCCAAGCTCTATATCGAAGGTGCGCTGCAGACCCGCAAATGGCAGGACCAGAACGGCAATGACCGCTATTCGACGGAAATCGTGCTGCAAGGCTTCAACTCCACGCTGACCATGTTGGATGGCCGCGGTGGCGGTGAGGGCCAGGGCATGGGCGGCGGTGGCGCCGGCTATGGCGGTGGACGCGGCGGCAGCAGCGGTGGCGGCGAATTCGGCGGCGGCTACGAGGATTACGATAGGCCGCAGCAGGGTTCCGGCCGCGGTAGCCAGCCCGCCGCTTCCGGCGGTTTTGCGCGCGACCTGGATGACGATATCCCGTTCTGA